One part of the Vicia villosa cultivar HV-30 ecotype Madison, WI linkage group LG6, Vvil1.0, whole genome shotgun sequence genome encodes these proteins:
- the LOC131614663 gene encoding uncharacterized mitochondrial protein AtMg01250-like has translation MSVVVNGSPTKEFVVKRGLRQGDPLSPFLFVIVGEALTRLVRKSIEIGEYENLVIKRSCSVDILQFAEDTLMVSEGSWKQIKALKIGLRAFELVSGLGINFHKSKLIGINVSPHFMDAASLYLS, from the coding sequence ATGTCGGTTGTGGTTAATGGGAGTCCTACTAAGGAGTTTGTTGTAAAGAGAGGTTTAAGACAAGGGGATCCATTATCGCCTTTTCTTTTCGTTATTGTGGGGGAGGCTCTTACTAGGTTGGTGCGGAAATCCATTGAAATTGGAGAATATGAGAATTTGGTGATTAAGCGGAGTTGTAGTGtagatattcttcaatttgcggaagACACTTTAATGGTCAGCGAAGGTTCTTGGAAGCAAATAAAGGCTTTAAAGATtggtttgagagcttttgagctAGTCTCGGGTCTTGGCATCAATTTTCATAAAAGCAAATTGATTGGGATTAATGTTTCGCCTCACTTTATGGATGCCGCCTCTTTATATCTTTCTTGA